A genome region from Gallus gallus isolate bGalGal1 chromosome 9, bGalGal1.mat.broiler.GRCg7b, whole genome shotgun sequence includes the following:
- the MB21D2 gene encoding protein MB21D2 isoform X3, with amino-acid sequence MVQKLDQKLPVANEYLLLSGGVREGVVDIDLDELNVYARGTDYDMDFTLLVPALKLHDRNQPVTLDMRHSALCHSWLSLRLFDEGTISKWKDCCTIVDHINGATNYFFSPTKVADWFYDSISIVLSEIQKKPQRGMPKVEKVEKNGTIISIILGVGSSRMLYDIVPVVSFKGWPAVAQSWLMENHFWDGKITEEEVISGFYLVPACSYKGKKDNEWRLSFARSEVQLKKCISSSLMQAYQACKAIIIKLLSRPKAISPYHLRSMMLWACDRLPANYLAQEDYAAHFLLGLIDDLQHCLVNKMCPNYFIPQCNMLEHLSEETVMLHARKLSSVRSDPAEHLRTAIEHVKAANRLTLELQRRGSTTSIPSPQSDGGDTNQPDDRLAKKLQQLVTENPGKSISVFINPDDVTRPHFRIDDKFF; translated from the coding sequence ATGGTTCAGAAACTTGACCAGAAGCTTCCTGTAGCCAATGAGTACCTGCTCCTTTCAGGCGGTGTGCGGGAAGGCGTGGTGGACATTGATCTTGATGAGCTGAATGTTTATGCGCGAGGCACAGACTATGACATGGACTTCACCCTGCTGGTGCCTGCACTGAAGCTGCATGACCGCAACCAACCGGTCACGCTGGACATGCGCCACTCGGCGCTGTGCCACTCCTGGCTGAGCCTGCGGCTGTTTGATGAAGGAACTATCAGCAAATGGAAGGATTGCTGCACCATCGTGGACCATATCAACGGAGCTACCAATTACTTCTTCTCTCCAACAAAAGTTGCAGACTGGTTCTATGACTCCATTAGCATCGTCCTCTCTGAGATCCAGAAGAAGCCTCAGCGAGGGATGCCAAAGGTGGAGAAGGTAGAAAAGAATGGGACGATCATATCCATCATCTTGGGAGTGGGCAGCAGCCGAATGCTGTACGACATTGTTCCTGTGGTGTCCTTCAAAGGCTGGCCAGCTGTGGCCCAGAGCTGGTTAATGGAGAACCACTTCTGGGATGGAAAGATCACAGAGGAGGAAGTCATAAGTGGGTTTTACTTGGTGCCTGCGTGTTCCTACAAGGGGAAGAAGGACAATGAATGGAGGCTGTCATTTGCCAGAAGTGAAGTTCAGCTGAAAAAGTGCATCTCCAGCAGTCTCATGCAAGCCTATCAAGCCTGCAAAGCTATCATCATCAAATTGCTGTCCCGCCCCAAAGCCATTAGTCCATATCACTTGCGGAGCATGATGCTGTGGGCTTGTGACAGGCTACCAGCCAACTACTTGGCCCAGGAGGACTATGCCGCCCACTTCCTCCTGGGTCTCATTGATGATCTCCAGCACTGCTTGGTCAACAAGATGTGCCCTAACTACTTCATCCCCCAGTGCAAcatgctggagcacctctctgaAGAAACCGTCATGCTGCATGCACGGAAGCTGTCCTCAGTCCGCTCCGACCCCGCTGAACACCTCCGAACTGCCATTGAACATGTCAAAGCAGCCAACCGGCTAACGCTAGAACTCCAACGGCGAGGCAGCACCACCAGCATCCCCTCGCCACAGTCAGACGGAGGGGACACCAACCAGCCTGACGACCGACTAGCCAAAAAGTTGCAACAGCTAGTGACTGAGAACCCAGGGAAGTCCATCTCCGTCTTCATTAACCCAGATGATGTCACAAGGCCCCACTTCAGAATCGATGATAAATTTTTCTGA